DNA sequence from the Podospora pseudocomata strain CBS 415.72m chromosome 2 map unlocalized CBS415.72m_2.2, whole genome shotgun sequence genome:
GTCAACACCCTCGAGAAGAAAGAcacttcctcttcttccccgcccTCCGCCCAAGCCCTCGACCGGTCCGCAACCCCCTTAAAAACAGGCTTCACTCAAACCCCAACCAGCGAACTCCCCGCCGAAGCAGGCACCCAaactcccaccgccaccgcccctACCTCCCCGGTGGCCACCGCCTCGAAGCAATTCACCTCGCGTGTAATCCTCACAACCGTACgtttccccccctttcccccctctaaCCACCCCCCTTAACTaacaagaaaccaaaaaaagtACCCCCACCAAATCggcatctcccccctccccctcaactgGGGCGCTCCCGACCCCCTGTCCCGAGGCCCAGTAACAGTCTcccgctccccctccaccatcggCCGCCGAAACGCAATCGGCGCCCACGGAGGCTCCTACTCCATCTACtacgccctcgccctcgcctcaGGCGAGctcccccacaaccacaaGCCCGATTACACCAACACCGAACCCGCCGTGTCCATCGGACCGTTCCCCCAGTGGggcgacaagaagaagattgtggCTATGGATCCGTGGGGGCATTTAGTGCCCTGGACGCACAAGGAGTtgatggaaagggaaggTGTTGACCTGCGGCCTACGATTGCGGTTACAAAGGCGCATATGACGCTTccggagctggaggagagcgtaaggagtgggaggttgaggccgGATGGCAAGGTTTGTTTGAATGGACggggggagttggctgtGACCAAGTTTGCGGTGGAGCCGGTTTGGTACTTGCCGGGCGTTGCGGAGAGGTTTgggattgaggagggggtgttgaggaggagtttgttTGAGGAGACGGGGGGGATGTATCCTGAGGTATGTGAAAGGAGGGGAGTAAAAAGGGGCGAGAAAGGCTGAcagaagggggggtggggttgggaAGTTGATCACTAGGTCGGATATCAAGGTGTTTTTGCCGCCTATTGGTGAGTTTTGCTCCAACGGAGAGAGATGGTGGGACAAGTACTGACAGGTGACGGTTGCTGGTTTACAGGTGGCTTGACAGTGTATGTCTTTGGCGACCCGGCGAATATGTCTGACCCGTCCAAGAGGTTGGCTTTGCGGATCCATGACGAGGTATGACAACcacaaaacaacccaacccacccgGCTATCCACGGCCGGTCATcaattgttgttgttgttgttgttgttgtcattATGATATTTGTTATTGCCGTGCTGACACCCTGTCCCCCTCATCTCACAGTGCAATGGCAGCGACGTCTTCGGCTCCGACATTTGCACCTGCAGGCCCTACCTGATCTTTGGCATCGAGGAAGCCGTCAAGGAGGCACAGAATGGTGGCAGTGGTGTGGTGATTTACTTTCGCAAGGAGGGCAGAGCGCTGGGTGAGGTTACAAAGGTATGTCATgttgcaaaaaaaaaaaaaaaaaaaaagactgCATTTTTTCTCTCCGATGTCGTTTTGTTTTGTTACCGTTCAAcaagaaaggggggttttAAAGCTGACATGGAACGGAAATGTAGTACCGTAAGTTTTGCATCTTTCCCAGTGGAATCCTGCTTTGGTGGTGTACCGGTTGCCTCCTTTTCTCGGAGAGAAGATCCTATTTGTGTCAGTGAGAGAGTGTATTGGTCTAACCTGATCTGCAAATGCCGGTAGTGGTATACAACGCGCGCAAACGCGGGGAGGATCGGGCATCGGATTACTTCAAGAGGACGGAGAACATTGCTGGTGTGAAGGACATGCGGTTCCAGGCGTTGATGCCGGATATTCTGCACTGGCTTGGGATCACCAAGATTGACAGGATGCTCAGCATGAGCAAGTGagtctccctttccccccttttccctcacGTTTGCGGAGATCCTGGGGAAGAATGGAAGGTTGATATGAATTCTTTTCGATTTGCAGCATGAAACACGATGCGATTGTTGGTCAAGGGTGAGTTTTACAgagttctttttctttttctctctctttccatGGGATTCACTTGGACACAAAGAATGTCTGAGGTTATCGGAAAAAACGGACACTCCGGGAATCTGGTGACTGGTTGCTAATCGTGAGATCGTGATCTTGTGTATTTTAGTATACCTATTCATGAACGGGTTGAGCTTCCTGAAGAGTTGATCCCGGCCGATTCGAGGGTTGAGATTGATGCGAAGATTACTGCTGGTATGAGACATTCCCTATCATCatctggtgttgctgtgggACAGTAACGTagtgttgtgtgtgtgtgtgtgtgtgtgtggcccGGCAGAAAGCTAACTTGCTGGTTAGGATATTTCACGACAGGTCACCGAATGACTGATGACGAGCTAAAGGCTGTTCAAGGCCGGATATGGGAAGAGTAAGTCGCGAATGATGACATTCCCCGGGCCGTTTGTCGCTGTGAGAGGTGTGGCTGACACAAAGATACAACAGTATTGACCActagaagaagaagagcaatgCGGTGCGCCCGCCTCTTCTTGGTTTGGGAAGGAAGCTTGGGGGAGATGTTCCAATGGtcgggagaggtggttgtcagacagaaaagagCCTTTTGGGAAAGATCACGCTAGACCATGTACCTCGATTTTTACTTGAGGTTGCGGGGAGATGGAATATGAGTAATGTGATTTGTTGAACCAATACCATTTGAGTCTTGAGGCACGAGGACTTGGGTTTTAGTGTTTTTATCCAAAAGAGAGAGCCGTTTGTGCTCAAGTTAGGCTGCTTCTCGGTCTGATGTTTGTTTATTAGTAGTGCGTAAAATATCGCAACATTATCCTCCAACCAGAAAAATCACGCTGTTATTTAGATAACGCCCCCACGAGGAGGAAATTAGGAAGAGCAAATAGGAAGATGGggtgaagaaaagaaaagatgtCAAAATTTTTGGACTGTCACGCGGACGGTGGTGAGGCCTGTACGACGAATGAGTTTGGTGATCTACATGCCTACACCCAtaggagagggaaaagggcgCGACAATGGGATGTCACGTCACCGAGCATGAACAAGCATCCGATTTCTcagcttgttgttgatgttgttgttgttgttgttgttgtaagCTGTTGGTGTCTGGAATCTTGATGATTTGCGAGGAACACAGATTCGGATCTTGCTcttgtgtgtgtatgtgcgtgtgtgtgcgtgtgtaCACAGTATGTACACAAAGTATTACTGCTACTACTACAACAGAATAGACATGGGTATTCTTCCAAGACTTTTAGTCTATGCGTTGCTCATCCGCAATGCCCGTTTGGTACCTGGACTAGAGTTTTCCGTTCCGGCAGCGGGGAGAGGCACGTAACCGTGCCGAAGTGCGGtcagggggggatgggaaggaacCGGATTCTTGGTTCACCTTATTTTCCTTGCTTTGGACCATGTTCGTTTTCTGTCATCCGGCTCGGTTACGGGATGTGTTGCGTGTTGGTTTCTGTATCACCCCTGTCTAGTTATACATCATCATGATTGCCATGATACAATTTT
Encoded proteins:
- the URG1 gene encoding Uracil-regulated protein 1 (COG:H; EggNog:ENOG503NXYB), which codes for MGSTSTNMDDLKEALQSISQTQTALLTAVQSIADRVNTLEKKDTSSSSPPSAQALDRSATPLKTGFTQTPTSELPAEAGTQTPTATAPTSPVATASKQFTSRVILTTYPHQIGISPLPLNWGAPDPLSRGPVTVSRSPSTIGRRNAIGAHGGSYSIYYALALASGELPHNHKPDYTNTEPAVSIGPFPQWGDKKKIVAMDPWGHLVPWTHKELMEREGVDLRPTIAVTKAHMTLPELEESVRSGRLRPDGKVCLNGRGELAVTKFAVEPVWYLPGVAERFGIEEGVLRRSLFEETGGMYPELITRSDIKVFLPPIGGLTVYVFGDPANMSDPSKRLALRIHDECNGSDVFGSDICTCRPYLIFGIEEAVKEAQNGGSGVVIYFRKEGRALGEVTKVVVYNARKRGEDRASDYFKRTENIAGVKDMRFQALMPDILHWLGITKIDRMLSMSNMKHDAIVGQGIPIHERVELPEELIPADSRVEIDAKITAGYFTTGHRMTDDELKAVQGRIWEDIDH